A region of the Roseiflexus sp. RS-1 genome:
ACCAGTTGCGCAAGATCCCACGCCATATTGTCGCGCAGGTAGTCGAACCCGAACTCGTTGTTCGTTCCATAGGTAATATCCGCAAGGTAGGCTTCGCGCCGCGAACAGGGACGCCAGTGAACCAGACGTCGATCGTCGGGGTTCGCCTTTGGATCGACATAATCCGGATCGTAGATCGCCGAATATTCATGCGAAATTGTGGCGACGCTCAGCCCAAGCAGATGGTAGATCGGTCCCATCCATCCTGCTCCGACTTTCGCCAGATAGTCGTTGACCGTGACCAGATGGCATCCCCTGCCGGTCAGCGCATTCAGATAGAGCGGCAGGGTCGCCACCAGCGTTTTCCCTTCGCCGGTCTTCATCTCGGCGATCTTGCCCTGGTGCAGCACAATGCCGCCTATCAACTGCACGTCGTAGTGGCGCTGACCAATCGTGCGGCGCGCCGCCTCCCGCACGACGGCAAACGCTTCGGGAAGCAGATCGTCAAGCGTTTCGCCATCGGCGAGACGCTGCTTGAACTCGTCGGTTTTGGCACGCAGTTCAGCGTTGGAGAGCGCCTCGACCGATGGTTCGAGGCTGTTGATCCGCCGCACGATCGGTTCGATCTGCTTGATTGCGCGATCCGGACCAAAGCCGAGTAGTTTCTCGAAAAATGCTTTCATTGGATCTCCTCCGCGTTTTGCGGATGGAATGTGCTGTTGCGAAACGGCTTCACAGCAACGTGTGGAAATGCGTCGTGTGCCTGTGAATCTGGCGCTTTGTCCGGTGCACCCATACGCGAACATGCCTGTCGCATACGTGCGCCGAAGCGGTATGCGCGGAAAGACGATCATGCGCCCATCGGTGGTGCATTATAGCATACGCAGTTCTTCTCTGAGCGCCTGCGCATCGCGCGTTGCGCTGACGCACACTGCGTGCTATCATCCAGAACAACGCCCTGCACAGTGCTGCTCAGGGACGATGGCGCCCTTGTGTGACAGGAACGCAGACTGTGGTCTGCGATGTATTGTATGACGACCACTCCTTCCGCTTTTCCCCGGTTGTATCAGGATGACCATGCGCACAGGCGATTCGCCGTGCAACACGGCGTGAGCGCGCTCTTCCTGGCAGTACTGACAGTCGTTCTGTTGCTTATCACCGAACCGCAGATCGGATTGACGTGGGACGAGCCGGTGTACCTGATGGCAGCGAGGTCGTATGCAGCCTGGTTCGAGCATCTGGCGACGGATCCCGGCGATGCGCTTCAACCGGGGACGATCAAGCGCTTTTGGGAAATAAACCACGAACATCCCCCGCTCGACAAAATCTGGTCGGGAATGGTGTGGATGATGGCGCGCCAGTTTCTCGATGACCTGCCAGCCCAGCGGTTGGGAAATATGATCCTGGTCGCCATCGCAGTCGGTGCGCTGTACACTGCTGTGGCGAGCAGTTTTGGCGTATGGGCAGGAATTGCGTCGGCGGTTGCACTGATCAGTCTGCCGCGTTTCTTCTTCCATGCGCATCTGGCGGCGCTCGACGTTCCGGCAGCGGTCGCGTTCTTCCTGGCGACGATGCTCTTCTGGCATACCCGTCACCGCAGCAGCGTCGCCTGGGATGTAGCGCTCGGCGTCGCCTGGGGCGCGGCGCTGGCAACGAAAATCAATGCATTGTTCGTCCTGCCGATGATCTTTCTCTGGACGCTGGCGTTCGCCCGTCAGGCGTTTCTGGTGCGGCGCATGTTCATCGCGGGGATCATCGGTCTGCCGACGTTTGTCGGGTTCTGGCCCTGGCTGTACCACGACACCGTGGCACGGTTGATCGCGTACATCCGCTTCATTACCGTGGATCACTGGGAGATTGGGCAGTGGTACTTCGGTGAGGCGTATATGCCTCCTCCGTGGCACTTCCCGTTTGTAATGCTGGTTGCTGTGACGCCGCTGGCAATCTTGATTCTGGCGTTCGCTGGCATGATCCGCGGTGTTGTCGCCCTCCGTTCTTCCAGGCAAACGGAGCGTGATCAGGGGTCACAGATTGCGCTCTGGTCGCTCGGCGTACTCGTGCCGCTGCTGGCGCTGACGACGGGGCGCACGATGGTGTATGACAATGAGCGTTTGTTCATGCCGTCATTTCTCTTCGTTGCCGCCCTGGCTGGCATTGGGCTCGACGGATTTGGGCGTGCGTTGCGCCGTGCCCTCGAACGGCGCGCGCTGGCGCGCTTCACGACGCCAGCGGTTGTGCTTGGGTGCGCTGTGCTGTTCGCACCACACCTGACGATTGCCGCACATATGTATCCGCACCTGCTCTCCTACTACTCGGAAACGGTGGGAGGCTTGCGCGGAGCGACGCGCCTGGGGCTGGAAACGACCTACTGGTGCGAAACCTATGCGCAGGCGCTGCCGTACATCAATGCCCACGCGTCGCCGGGCGCCGTCGTCTGGACAGAGGACTGGAGCCACGATGTGCTGCTCACCTACCAGTTCATCGGTCGGCTGCGTCCTGATGTGCGCGTCGCGCTCGCACCCGGCGCCGGGTCGCTGTTCAGTCGGTATGGGCTGGAAGGTACGCCAGCTGACATCTCGGATGCCGATTATGTGATTGTTACCTACCGGCAGACCGGATTTGCAGCACATCCCAAGATCGAACGCTGGATGGCGGGTCGCCAGCCGATCGTGCGTATTGAACGGTATGGCGTGCCGCTCATGGAATTGTACGAACAACCGCGCATTCGCTGATTATGATTGCAGGAATCATCCTGGCAGCCGGGTCGTCATCGCGCATGGGGCAGCCCAAGCAACTCCTCGATTGGGGCGGTCGTCCGCTTGTGCGCGTGATCGCCGCAACCGCGCTCGCCGCCGCGCTCGATGAGGTCATCGTCGTCACTGCCGACGCCGATGCAGCGGTTGCAGCGGCGCTCGCCGACCTGCCGATCCGGATCGTGCCCAACCCGCGCGCAGCGGAGGGTCAGAGCACCTCGCTGTGCGCCGGTATTGCTGCACTCTCCGCCGGTGTCGAGGCAGCGCTCATCCTGCTCGGCGATCAACCGTTCGTGACTGCTGCAA
Encoded here:
- a CDS encoding ArnT family glycosyltransferase, with amino-acid sequence MTTTPSAFPRLYQDDHAHRRFAVQHGVSALFLAVLTVVLLLITEPQIGLTWDEPVYLMAARSYAAWFEHLATDPGDALQPGTIKRFWEINHEHPPLDKIWSGMVWMMARQFLDDLPAQRLGNMILVAIAVGALYTAVASSFGVWAGIASAVALISLPRFFFHAHLAALDVPAAVAFFLATMLFWHTRHRSSVAWDVALGVAWGAALATKINALFVLPMIFLWTLAFARQAFLVRRMFIAGIIGLPTFVGFWPWLYHDTVARLIAYIRFITVDHWEIGQWYFGEAYMPPPWHFPFVMLVAVTPLAILILAFAGMIRGVVALRSSRQTERDQGSQIALWSLGVLVPLLALTTGRTMVYDNERLFMPSFLFVAALAGIGLDGFGRALRRALERRALARFTTPAVVLGCAVLFAPHLTIAAHMYPHLLSYYSETVGGLRGATRLGLETTYWCETYAQALPYINAHASPGAVVWTEDWSHDVLLTYQFIGRLRPDVRVALAPGAGSLFSRYGLEGTPADISDADYVIVTYRQTGFAAHPKIERWMAGRQPIVRIERYGVPLMELYEQPRIR
- a CDS encoding nucleotidyltransferase family protein — translated: MIAGIILAAGSSSRMGQPKQLLDWGGRPLVRVIAATALAAALDEVIVVTADADAAVAAALADLPIRIVPNPRAAEGQSTSLCAGIAALSAGVEAALILLGDQPFVTAAIINALIDAWRDRRVPVVAPVFAGVRGNPVLFDRAMFGELLTIEGDQGARGVIARDPTRVHLIHFDDERPLLDIDTPEAYTRARRLLDV